Within the Catalinimonas niigatensis genome, the region ATATAAAGTACTTCATTGCATCTTTATATCGAAAAATTTTTGGCAAAGAATTTTTCTTCAGAGTAGAAGTGAGAGGTACAATAGACCTTTCTTTATATTCAATAACACGGCTATTTATATGTACTACTCCATCTAACCCTCTTGACAACGCACTACTCAGGTCATTTGAATTTGCAATCATGTGCAAACCGCCTAAACCTTCTTTTTCTGCTAACTCTCTAAAAGTGTGGATAAATACTTCCTGATCGGGTATTTCATGAAAGCGAAAAATTACGAATAAAGGCTTCCCCTTAACTTTAATATATCGGTCATCAGCAAAAGCATCAAGTAAGTAGTAAAAGTGTTTTTCGTAATCTTTTTTGCCTAAATATGCCATTTTTACCAACATACGACTGTCCTCACCACACCATATGCCAGTCCAATCATGGTTGGCCCAACCAACACAAAAAGGAAAATCAGGTTTACCACTCTTTATGACTTCTTGCAGAGGTCTTTCCAACAATAGTTTACCATTGCCCATCCAATAATGCCAATAGCAAAAGCCTTCGATTCCATGCTCATAGGCTAATGCTGCCTGGGCTTCCCTTACCTCAGATACTCTCAGGTCGTAAAATCCAAGTTCAGATGGTAAGTTAGGCTGATGGTGCCCTCTGAAGAGTGGTTTTGCTTTCGTCACATTAGTCCACTCTGTAAAACCTTTTCCCCAAAACCGATCATTTTCTGGAATTGGATGGAACTGAGGAAGGTAGAAGGCTATTACGCGAGCTATTTTTTCCAAAGAACTTTAGTTAAAAACAGTTTACAAATCTGTTGATAAATGATATTAAATCTATTTTCAGATTTCCACGATCTAATTAAAGATTTAACAGTAATCAACTTTCCATATAATGATACATGGTCCCAATGAAAAAGCACCCCTTTCAAATGTAAAAAAATCATATTTAGCGCAGGAATAGCTTTAAGAAATGAGTTCATCGGAGCTTTAGTAGCCATAAGGTATTTATTGATATTTACACTATCTCCCTCGCTACAGTAGTAAAAAAGGACTTTATCGGATTGTACAATCTCTCCTTTTGTAGCTGTTTCAAGGACTAATATTCTATCATTACTTAAAGAATTTGGAAAATAGCATGTTTTTAAAAAAGCTGTCCTATATAGCCCATAAAACCCAGTATTATAAGGAGGGATATTCTTTAAAATTTTCTTTTGCTTTTCTTTCAACGGAAGTTTACTGGTATTAATATCAGCATTATGAATATTAAATATCTCATACTTGTTGTTCATCAAATATGCTTTAGTGCATGCCATTAAAACATCATCATTAGCTTCCAAAATTTGTACACACTCTTCTATATAGTTTTCTGCCCAATCATCATCGTCTGCTGCCCACATAAAAAACTTTCCCCTAGCTTTGGATAAAGCATAGATAAAATTAAGATTCATTCCTTCATTTACCGTTTTTTTGTGGTAATTGATACGGCTATCAGTTGAAAAATTGTTCTTGTAAATAAGAAAGTTATCCTCATTAAGAGGATTATCGTCAGCTACGATAATTTCAATATTTTTATAAGTCTGATTAGAAAGCTTGAAGAGAGCGTTCTTTAGATGAGTAGGTCTATTATAAGTTGTTAACCCTATTGAAACTAACGGAAAATTATACATACCCTCCATCTAACTTAATATCAGCTAAATGCATATTTTTATTCCGTATCATTTCCGAAAGCATAGATAATACATTATCAACATTTACTAACTCATTGTTATGCATATGACTGGTATGCCTTTCAATAAAATCATCAGTCATTTCTCTATGAACAGGAGAGTTTTCTACTAAACCCAATGAAAGTTGATTAAATCTCCATTTTGGATACGCTTTCGCAAGACTAAACAACAAACCGTCTGTTGCTGACTTAGCAGCAGCATATGCTGGATCATAACTCCCTTTTAGTTTTGAAATAGAAGAAAAGAAGATAAATGATGTACTACTCGCAACTTTATTTTTCAATCCTCTAACTAAAAGTGAAGGAGTTATTATATTAACCTTCATCATCTTCATAAAATGTTCAACTGACATATTTTCTGCACCTACTGACGGATTAATACCTTGAGCAAAAAGGACTGCTGAGATATTATTAGGTAGTTGATCTATCATAAGGTTAAGCTCATCTTCTTTCAAAAAATCAAAGAAAATATGTTGCTTTTTTTTTTGCCTGGAAACCTGAATAAACTCATAAGTATCCTGATACTTTTCTATGAATGAAGAAGCAATATAGCTGTTAGCACCAAAAACCAATACTCTTTCTTTATTTGACATAAGTCACTCTTAAGCATTGTGCACCTTTATTAAAAAGCTTTATAACATCAACTTCTGAGAATCCAATGATTTCAGCAATTCTATAAAATTTACCTTTTGTAAATCCATTATAATGAAACTGACCAGGTCCGTTTTGATTGCCAAAAAGATGAGTTGTTAATATCCCCCATCTATGTTCAACTGATTTCCCATTTCCAAAGTAATGATCTATAGCACCAACTTTATAAAACTCCTTAAAATCGTCTTGATTCTCGATGAAAACTTTACACAACCATTCTAAATCTGGACTCTCACATATTAGCTTACCTTTTGGTTTTAAAAGCCTATAGCACTCTCTCCAGAATTTTTCTTCATCCTTAAATCCGATATG harbors:
- a CDS encoding glycosyltransferase WbsX family protein; amino-acid sequence: MEKIARVIAFYLPQFHPIPENDRFWGKGFTEWTNVTKAKPLFRGHHQPNLPSELGFYDLRVSEVREAQAALAYEHGIEGFCYWHYWMGNGKLLLERPLQEVIKSGKPDFPFCVGWANHDWTGIWCGEDSRMLVKMAYLGKKDYEKHFYYLLDAFADDRYIKVKGKPLFVIFRFHEIPDQEVFIHTFRELAEKEGLGGLHMIANSNDLSSALSRGLDGVVHINSRVIEYKERSIVPLTSTLKKNSLPKIFRYKDAMKYFISDNYAEYEYPTIITNWDTTPRKNKDGVVYIGRNHDLFRSHIKEAINIAVNKSNNNNIVFLKSWNEWAEGNYIEPDIDNGRSYLEVLKEEIFI
- a CDS encoding SDR family oxidoreductase, coding for MSNKERVLVFGANSYIASSFIEKYQDTYEFIQVSRQKKKQHIFFDFLKEDELNLMIDQLPNNISAVLFAQGINPSVGAENMSVEHFMKMMKVNIITPSLLVRGLKNKVASSTSFIFFSSISKLKGSYDPAYAAAKSATDGLLFSLAKAYPKWRFNQLSLGLVENSPVHREMTDDFIERHTSHMHNNELVNVDNVLSMLSEMIRNKNMHLADIKLDGGYV
- a CDS encoding class I SAM-dependent methyltransferase; its protein translation is MKLHLGSGKNIKEGYINIDAYVKHPGIENLDIFDLPYDDKSIDEILTEHLIEHIGFKDEEKFWRECYRLLKPKGKLICESPDLEWLCKVFIENQDDFKEFYKVGAIDHYFGNGKSVEHRWGILTTHLFGNQNGPGQFHYNGFTKGKFYRIAEIIGFSEVDVIKLFNKGAQCLRVTYVK
- a CDS encoding glycosyltransferase family 2 protein codes for the protein MYNFPLVSIGLTTYNRPTHLKNALFKLSNQTYKNIEIIVADDNPLNEDNFLIYKNNFSTDSRINYHKKTVNEGMNLNFIYALSKARGKFFMWAADDDDWAENYIEECVQILEANDDVLMACTKAYLMNNKYEIFNIHNADINTSKLPLKEKQKKILKNIPPYNTGFYGLYRTAFLKTCYFPNSLSNDRILVLETATKGEIVQSDKVLFYYCSEGDSVNINKYLMATKAPMNSFLKAIPALNMIFLHLKGVLFHWDHVSLYGKLITVKSLIRSWKSENRFNIIYQQICKLFLTKVLWKK